A region of Mesorhizobium sp. M3A.F.Ca.ET.080.04.2.1 DNA encodes the following proteins:
- a CDS encoding ABC transporter permease subunit, whose translation MTDLAAAVPEPIVGRSLWGNAWARLKRNRAAMLSLYYLALIAVISVFGPWFVPHEYTTIYGDYVRTPPSLSAYPKPDMIQGALTDAIKRMRVDIKDWHQDGDRIIVTVTSKKPIDDRSIRYLDRSDAFDGTRIESKSPDGLEATMSSAVKQQYFVFGTDNTGRDLLSRTLMAGRISLAIGLLAGVVAGVIGVIYGATAGFAGGRIDEVMMRIVDVLYSLPFIFFVIMLVVFFGRNFVLMFLAVGAVLWLDMARIVRGQALSIRRQEYVQAAEAMGVGQRGILLRHVIPNLLGPVVIYMTLLVPQVIILESFLSFLGLGVQEPMTSWGVLISVGAKNIGTANWLLLFPAFFLVSTLFALNFVGDGLRDALDPKDR comes from the coding sequence ATGACTGACCTTGCAGCAGCCGTTCCGGAGCCGATCGTCGGCCGCTCGCTATGGGGCAATGCCTGGGCGCGGCTGAAGCGCAATCGCGCCGCCATGCTCAGCCTTTATTACCTGGCGTTGATCGCTGTCATCAGCGTGTTCGGTCCGTGGTTCGTGCCGCATGAATACACCACCATCTACGGCGACTACGTGCGCACGCCGCCGAGCCTATCGGCCTATCCGAAACCCGACATGATCCAGGGCGCGCTGACCGACGCGATCAAGCGCATGCGTGTCGACATCAAGGACTGGCACCAGGACGGTGACCGCATCATAGTCACCGTCACGTCCAAGAAGCCCATCGACGATCGCAGCATCCGCTATCTCGACCGCTCCGACGCCTTCGACGGCACCAGGATCGAGAGCAAGTCGCCTGACGGGCTCGAAGCCACGATGAGTTCTGCCGTCAAGCAGCAATATTTCGTCTTCGGCACCGACAACACCGGACGCGATCTGCTTTCGCGCACGCTGATGGCCGGGCGCATTTCGCTGGCCATCGGCCTGCTTGCCGGCGTCGTCGCCGGCGTCATCGGCGTCATCTACGGCGCGACGGCCGGCTTTGCCGGCGGCAGGATCGACGAGGTCATGATGCGCATTGTCGACGTGCTCTACTCGCTGCCTTTCATCTTCTTCGTCATCATGCTGGTGGTGTTCTTCGGCCGCAACTTCGTGCTCATGTTCCTGGCCGTGGGGGCAGTGCTGTGGCTCGACATGGCGCGCATCGTGCGCGGCCAGGCGCTGTCGATCCGAAGGCAGGAATATGTGCAGGCGGCCGAAGCGATGGGCGTCGGCCAGCGCGGCATTCTGCTGCGCCATGTCATCCCCAACCTGCTCGGCCCGGTGGTCATCTACATGACGCTGCTCGTGCCGCAGGTGATCATCCTGGAAAGCTTCCTCTCCTTCCTCGGCCTTGGCGTGCAGGAGCCGATGACCAGCTGGGGTGTGCTGATCTCGGTCGGCGCCAAGAACATCGGCACCGCCAACTGGCTGCTTCTGTTTCCCGCCTTCTTCCTCGTTTCGACGCTGTTTGCGCTGAACTTCGTCGGCGACGGCCTGCGCGATGCGCTCGACCCGAAAGATCGATAA
- a CDS encoding ABC transporter permease subunit codes for MLRYVFRRLLTAIPTLFVIVTVAFFLIRVAPGGPFNQERGLSPEIRANLEAQFGLNDPLWLQYVHYLGNLLRGNFGPSYNLPDFTVTELFAKGLPISVQLGSSALVLALLLGSILGTIAALNQNKIADYSVIALATAGSTIPTFVIAPVIQLVFGLSWKLLPIGGWGDGAFINKVGPVLTLALPQIAIVARLMRGSMIESLRSHHIRTARALGLSDWSVVVKHALRGAVLPIVSFTGPAAAALLTGSIIVETIFSIPGVGRYFVDAALNRDYTLVMGTVVVIALFTIVFNLIVDLLYAVVDPRVRYD; via the coding sequence ATGCTGCGTTATGTCTTCCGGCGGCTTCTGACCGCCATCCCGACGCTATTCGTCATCGTGACGGTGGCGTTCTTCCTGATCCGTGTCGCGCCAGGCGGTCCGTTCAACCAGGAGCGGGGCCTGAGCCCTGAAATCAGGGCCAATCTCGAAGCCCAGTTCGGCCTCAACGATCCGCTCTGGCTGCAATATGTCCACTATCTCGGCAATCTTTTGCGCGGCAATTTCGGCCCGAGCTACAATTTGCCTGACTTCACCGTCACCGAACTCTTCGCCAAGGGCCTGCCGATCTCCGTGCAGCTCGGCTCGTCGGCGCTGGTGCTGGCTCTGCTGCTCGGGAGCATCCTTGGCACGATCGCGGCGCTTAACCAGAACAAGATAGCCGATTATTCGGTGATTGCTCTAGCCACCGCCGGCAGCACCATCCCGACCTTCGTCATCGCGCCGGTGATCCAGCTCGTCTTCGGGCTTTCATGGAAGCTGTTGCCGATCGGCGGCTGGGGCGACGGCGCCTTCATCAACAAGGTCGGCCCGGTGCTGACGCTGGCCCTGCCGCAGATCGCCATCGTCGCGCGCCTGATGCGCGGCTCGATGATTGAAAGCCTGCGCTCCCACCACATCCGCACTGCCCGCGCGCTCGGTCTCTCCGACTGGTCGGTGGTGGTCAAGCACGCGCTGCGCGGCGCCGTGCTGCCGATCGTCTCCTTCACCGGCCCGGCGGCGGCGGCGCTGCTGACCGGCTCGATCATCGTCGAGACGATCTTTTCCATCCCGGGCGTCGGCCGCTATTTCGTCGATGCCGCGCTCAACCGCGACTATACGCTGGTCATGGGCACCGTGGTGGTGATCGCGCTCTTCACTATCGTCTTCAACCTGATCGTCGATCTTCTTTACGCGGTCGTTGATCCGAGGGTGCGCTATGACTGA
- a CDS encoding peptide ABC transporter substrate-binding protein, which translates to MLKNMLKATVFATTLVLATGTFYTPAFAETVYNRGSAAEAETVDPHKTSTVYEADIIRDMFQGLVMHDQKTNLIPGAAESWTVSDDGLVYTFKLRKDGLWSDGSPVTAEDFVYSFHRLEDPATAAEYASMLYPVKGAEDFNTKKGKPEDMGVKAIDANTLEVTLKAPTPYFLEMLTHQATYPVNKASIDKLGADWIKPGKLVSNGAYTLAEWVPNDHLKLVKNPKFWDAGSVKMDVVNYIPTEDRSSAMKRFEAGELDSYGDLPTEQLADLKTKFGDQVRVGPYLGTYYYAIKTDKAPWDNVELRNAISMAIDRDFLAEKVWQNSMLPGYSMVPPGIEGYTPALAKYADMSQIDREDAAKKILEKLGYTPEHPLKMEIRYNTSENHKNTAVAIQEQLKPLGVEVTLLNTDTKTHYSFLEQKGNYDVARAAWIADYKDPETFLGISRKASGNNYSDYNSPAYEAAMDKAAAAGGKPEERMKDLAEAERVLVDDVGQIPLLYYSFHDIVSSKLHGFDDNVMDIHPSRFISKD; encoded by the coding sequence ATGCTCAAAAATATGCTGAAGGCGACCGTGTTCGCCACCACCCTGGTCTTGGCCACCGGCACCTTCTACACGCCGGCCTTCGCCGAGACCGTCTACAACCGCGGATCCGCCGCCGAGGCGGAGACGGTCGATCCGCACAAGACGTCGACGGTCTACGAAGCCGATATCATACGCGATATGTTCCAGGGCCTCGTCATGCATGACCAGAAGACGAACCTCATTCCGGGCGCCGCCGAAAGCTGGACAGTGTCCGACGACGGGTTGGTCTACACCTTCAAGCTGCGCAAGGACGGTCTCTGGTCGGATGGCAGCCCGGTGACGGCGGAAGACTTCGTCTATTCGTTCCATCGGCTGGAAGATCCGGCCACAGCGGCCGAATACGCCTCGATGCTCTACCCGGTGAAGGGCGCCGAGGACTTCAACACCAAGAAGGGTAAGCCGGAGGACATGGGCGTCAAGGCGATTGACGCAAATACCCTTGAGGTCACGCTCAAGGCGCCGACGCCCTACTTCCTGGAAATGCTGACCCATCAGGCGACCTATCCGGTCAACAAGGCCTCGATCGACAAGCTCGGCGCCGACTGGATCAAGCCGGGCAAGCTCGTTTCCAACGGCGCCTACACGCTGGCCGAATGGGTGCCCAACGATCATCTCAAGCTGGTCAAGAATCCGAAATTCTGGGACGCCGGCAGCGTCAAGATGGATGTGGTCAACTATATCCCGACCGAGGACCGCTCGTCGGCGATGAAGCGCTTCGAGGCCGGCGAACTCGACTCTTATGGTGACCTGCCGACCGAACAACTCGCCGATCTCAAGACCAAATTCGGCGACCAGGTCCGCGTCGGGCCATATCTCGGCACCTACTATTATGCGATCAAGACCGACAAGGCGCCGTGGGACAATGTCGAGCTGCGCAACGCCATCTCGATGGCGATCGATCGCGACTTCCTCGCCGAGAAGGTCTGGCAGAACTCGATGCTGCCCGGCTATTCGATGGTGCCTCCGGGGATCGAGGGCTACACGCCGGCACTGGCCAAATATGCCGACATGTCGCAGATCGACCGCGAGGACGCTGCCAAGAAAATCCTCGAGAAACTCGGCTATACGCCCGAGCACCCGCTGAAGATGGAGATCCGCTACAACACCTCGGAGAACCACAAGAACACGGCGGTCGCCATCCAGGAACAGCTGAAGCCGCTCGGCGTCGAGGTGACGCTGCTCAACACCGACACCAAGACCCACTACAGCTTCCTCGAGCAGAAGGGCAATTACGACGTCGCCCGTGCCGCCTGGATCGCCGACTACAAGGATCCGGAGACCTTCCTCGGCATCTCGCGCAAGGCGAGCGGCAACAACTACTCGGACTATAACAGCCCGGCCTATGAGGCCGCGATGGACAAGGCAGCCGCCGCCGGCGGCAAGCCCGAGGAGCGTATGAAGGACCTCGCCGAGGCCGAGCGAGTCCTTGTCGACGACGTCGGCCAGATACCGCTTCTCTACTACAGCTTCCACGACATCGTTTCGTCGAAGCTGCATGGCTTCGACGACAATGTGATGGACATCCATCCGTCCCGCTTCATCTCCAAGGACTGA
- a CDS encoding alpha-glucosidase yields the protein MAAGNAEREAEWWRGCVIYQIYPRSFQDSTGDGSGDLKGITARLAHVASLGVDAIWLSPFFKSPMADMGYDVSDYRDVDPMFGTLEDFDALVAEAHRLGLKLIIDQVISHSSDKHEWFVESRAGDDSAKADWYVWADAKPDGSAPNNWQSLFGGPAWEWDATRRQYYMHNFLAAQPDLNFHNPEVQDALLDTVRFWLERGVDGFRLDTVNYYFHDRWLRDNPPLAASVAGTNGATTTYAFQEHLFDKTRPENLDFLKRFRALLDEYPDRAAVGEVGDEDRSLQTLAAYTSGGDKLQMCYTFDLLGPQFSAAHVRGCVEAFENAVADGWVCWAFSNHDVVRHVSRWTRPGENPDAVAKFSIALLACLRGSICLYQGEELGLDEAELAYEDLCDPLGIRFWPGVKGRDGCRTPMVWEAGAENGGFSTAKPWLPVPQAHRDRAVYVQNGEERSVLAAYRSILALRKRHAALVGGSIRFLDAEGDVLAFVRERDGESLLCLFNFAAADAGWALPPDIAVVEPIELAVDAGGVLDEGVLALPALGCFLGRIA from the coding sequence ATGGCTGCGGGCAATGCCGAACGAGAGGCCGAATGGTGGCGCGGCTGCGTCATCTACCAGATCTATCCGCGCTCCTTTCAGGACTCGACCGGCGACGGCAGCGGCGACCTCAAGGGCATCACCGCGCGGCTCGCCCATGTCGCTTCGCTCGGGGTCGATGCCATCTGGCTCTCGCCCTTCTTCAAGTCGCCCATGGCCGACATGGGCTATGACGTGTCGGATTACCGCGACGTCGATCCGATGTTCGGCACGCTGGAGGATTTCGACGCCTTGGTTGCCGAGGCGCACCGGCTCGGCCTGAAACTCATCATCGACCAGGTGATCTCGCATTCGTCGGACAAGCACGAATGGTTCGTGGAGAGCCGGGCCGGCGACGACAGTGCCAAGGCCGATTGGTATGTCTGGGCCGACGCCAAACCGGACGGCAGTGCACCAAACAACTGGCAATCTCTCTTCGGTGGCCCAGCCTGGGAATGGGATGCCACGCGCCGGCAATACTACATGCACAATTTCCTGGCCGCGCAGCCGGACCTCAACTTCCACAATCCGGAAGTGCAGGACGCGCTGCTCGACACCGTGCGCTTCTGGCTGGAGCGCGGCGTCGACGGCTTCCGGCTCGACACGGTCAACTATTATTTCCATGACCGTTGGCTGCGCGACAACCCGCCGCTCGCCGCGAGCGTCGCCGGCACCAATGGCGCAACCACTACCTATGCCTTCCAGGAGCATCTCTTCGACAAGACGCGGCCGGAAAACCTCGATTTCCTGAAACGCTTCCGCGCGCTGCTGGACGAGTATCCCGATCGCGCCGCCGTCGGCGAGGTGGGAGATGAGGACCGATCGCTGCAGACGCTTGCCGCCTACACGTCCGGCGGCGACAAGCTGCAGATGTGCTACACCTTCGACCTGCTCGGTCCGCAATTCTCGGCCGCGCATGTGCGCGGCTGCGTCGAGGCGTTCGAGAATGCGGTTGCCGACGGTTGGGTTTGTTGGGCCTTCTCCAACCACGACGTTGTCCGCCACGTCAGCCGCTGGACGCGGCCAGGAGAAAATCCGGATGCGGTGGCTAAATTCTCGATAGCTCTGCTTGCCTGCCTGCGCGGCTCGATCTGCCTCTACCAGGGCGAAGAGCTTGGGCTGGACGAAGCCGAGCTTGCCTATGAGGACCTGTGCGATCCGCTGGGCATCCGCTTCTGGCCTGGCGTGAAGGGCAGGGACGGCTGCCGCACGCCGATGGTCTGGGAAGCGGGCGCCGAGAACGGTGGCTTCTCTACCGCCAAGCCATGGCTGCCGGTTCCGCAGGCGCATCGTGACCGCGCAGTCTACGTGCAGAACGGCGAGGAGCGGTCGGTCCTTGCCGCCTATCGGTCGATCCTGGCCCTGCGCAAGCGCCATGCTGCGCTGGTTGGCGGCTCGATCCGTTTTCTCGACGCCGAGGGCGATGTGCTGGCGTTCGTCCGCGAGCGCGATGGTGAAAGTCTGTTGTGCCTCTTCAATTTTGCCGCCGCGGACGCTGGCTGGGCTCTGCCGCCCGATATTGCTGTCGTCGAACCGATCGAACTCGCGGTGGATGCTGGCGGAGTTCTTGACGAGGGGGTGCTTGCGCTGCCGGCCTTGGGCTGCTTCCTCGGACGGATCGCCTGA
- the glgX gene encoding glycogen debranching protein GlgX — translation MTNLGATITPEGTRFAVWSSSARRLWVSIFDDAGAREIERLELKPEGEGLHALFVSGLAEGTRYGLRADGDYAPERGLWFDPDKLLADPYAAEIDRSYQYHWRLAAKRNEGADTAPLMPKTVACAPPQPLLAGPPLFQPGGLIYELNVRSFTKLHPDVPQAQRGTIAALAHPAVIEHLKRLGVSAVELMPITASIDERHLPPLGLSNAWGYNPVTFMAIDPRLAPGGLQELRDTVAALGEAGVGTILDLVLNHTGESDRLGPTLSLRGLDAEAYFRHQPDGRLVNDTGTGNTVACDHPAVQQMVLDTLRHFVRHAGVDGFRFDLAPVLGRVDGAFDPSAPLLQAIAGDPVLADRVLIAEPWDIGPNGYQLGNFRPPYLEWNDRCRDDVRRFWRGDSGAVGALATRLAGSSDVFGKDGQPVSRSVNFIAAHDGMTLADIVAYERKHNAANGEQNRDGHNDNLSWNNGVEGETDDTAVAKARFNDQCALLATLFASRGTIMLTAGDEFGRSQKGNNNAYAQDNAVTWVDWAGRDQALEQYTAALSALRRAFPVLSDTRFLTGKPADGSDIPDVVWLTETGAPLGDGDWHDPARHRLVMLLGDSGGGRLAVIINGDRRQCLFTLPVRDGFEWRPAIEAQPVDIARPLAGRSVSLMIEQRAEKARARKGS, via the coding sequence TTGACCAACCTCGGCGCAACCATCACTCCCGAAGGCACCCGCTTTGCCGTCTGGTCGTCGTCGGCGAGGCGCCTGTGGGTCTCGATTTTCGACGATGCCGGCGCGCGCGAGATCGAGCGACTGGAACTGAAGCCGGAAGGCGAAGGCCTGCATGCGCTCTTTGTCTCCGGTCTGGCCGAAGGCACCCGTTACGGTTTGCGCGCCGACGGCGACTATGCGCCCGAGCGCGGCCTTTGGTTCGATCCGGACAAGCTTCTCGCCGATCCTTATGCCGCCGAGATCGACCGGTCCTATCAATACCACTGGCGACTTGCCGCCAAACGCAACGAGGGTGCCGATACGGCACCATTGATGCCGAAGACAGTAGCGTGTGCGCCTCCGCAGCCGCTCCTCGCGGGCCCACCATTGTTCCAGCCCGGCGGCCTGATCTACGAGCTCAACGTCCGCTCCTTCACCAAGCTGCATCCGGACGTGCCGCAGGCGCAGCGCGGCACCATCGCGGCGCTCGCCCATCCGGCCGTGATCGAGCATCTGAAGCGTCTCGGTGTCTCCGCTGTCGAGCTCATGCCCATCACCGCTTCCATCGACGAGCGGCATCTCCCGCCGCTGGGGCTCAGCAACGCCTGGGGTTACAACCCCGTCACCTTCATGGCGATCGACCCACGGCTGGCTCCCGGCGGCCTGCAGGAGTTGCGCGACACCGTTGCCGCGCTGGGCGAAGCGGGCGTCGGCACCATCCTCGACCTCGTCCTCAACCACACCGGCGAAAGCGACAGGTTGGGCCCGACGCTGTCGCTGCGCGGCCTCGACGCTGAGGCCTATTTCAGGCACCAGCCGGACGGCCGATTGGTAAACGACACCGGCACCGGCAACACCGTCGCCTGCGATCATCCGGCCGTGCAGCAGATGGTGCTCGACACGCTGCGCCATTTCGTCCGCCATGCCGGCGTCGACGGTTTTCGCTTTGACCTTGCGCCGGTGCTTGGCCGGGTCGACGGCGCCTTCGACCCGAGTGCGCCGCTGCTCCAGGCCATCGCTGGCGATCCCGTCCTGGCCGACCGGGTGCTGATCGCCGAGCCGTGGGATATTGGTCCTAACGGCTACCAGCTCGGCAATTTTCGGCCGCCATATCTGGAATGGAACGACCGCTGCCGTGACGATGTCAGGCGCTTCTGGCGCGGCGATTCCGGCGCAGTCGGTGCTTTAGCCACCCGGCTTGCCGGCTCCTCCGACGTGTTCGGCAAGGATGGGCAGCCGGTGAGCCGCAGTGTCAATTTCATCGCCGCGCATGACGGCATGACGCTGGCCGACATCGTCGCCTATGAACGCAAGCACAACGCGGCCAATGGCGAGCAGAACCGTGACGGCCACAATGACAATCTGTCCTGGAACAACGGCGTCGAGGGCGAGACCGATGACACCGCGGTCGCCAAGGCTCGCTTCAATGACCAATGCGCGCTGCTTGCCACGCTCTTTGCCTCGCGCGGCACCATCATGCTTACCGCCGGCGACGAGTTCGGCCGCAGTCAGAAAGGCAACAACAACGCCTATGCGCAGGACAATGCCGTCACCTGGGTCGACTGGGCCGGCCGCGATCAGGCGCTGGAGCAGTACACGGCAGCGCTGTCGGCACTGCGCCGCGCTTTTCCGGTGCTCTCGGATACGCGATTCCTGACCGGAAAGCCGGCAGATGGTTCAGACATTCCGGACGTCGTCTGGCTGACCGAGACGGGCGCGCCGCTTGGCGATGGCGACTGGCATGATCCGGCGCGACATCGCCTCGTCATGCTGCTCGGCGACAGCGGTGGCGGCCGCCTTGCCGTCATCATCAATGGCGACCGCCGGCAATGCCTCTTCACCTTGCCGGTCCGGGATGGTTTCGAGTGGCGGCCGGCGATCGAAGCGCAGCCGGTCGATATTGCGCGGCCGCTCGCCGGCCGCAGTGTGAGTTTGATGATCGAGCAGCGGGCCGAAAAGGCCCGCGCCAGGAAGGGTTCGTGA
- a CDS encoding alpha-D-glucose phosphate-specific phosphoglucomutase gives MIRTVPTKPYPDQKPGTSGLRKKVPVFQQEHYAENFIQSIFDALEGFEGKTLVIGGDGRYYNREVIQKAIAMAAANGFGKVMVGQGGILSTPAASNIIRKYKTFGGIILSASHNPGGPHEDFGIKYNAGNGGPAPEKITDAIFAKTKTISSFKIADIGEIDIDTVGTVRAGDMTVEIIDPVTDYAELMESLFDFDAIRANFKYGFRMRFDAMHAVTGPYAKEILERRLGAPNGTCRNFKPLPDFGGHHPDPNLVHAKHLYDEMMGSDAPDFGAASDGDGDRNLIIGKGIFVTPSDSLAMLAANAHLAPGYKEGLKGIARSMPTSGAADRVAEKLGVGMYETPTGWKFFGNLLDAGMATICGEESAGTGSNHVREKDGLWAVLLWLNILAVRGESCKDIVTKHWETYGRNYYSRHDYEEVETDRANALVDELRAKLSSLPGTSVRGMKIASADDFAYHDPVDGSVSKNQGIRILFEGGSRVVFRLSGTGTSGATLRVYIERYEPDKSRHGLDTQEALADLIAAADDIAGIKSHTGRNKPSVIT, from the coding sequence ATGATACGGACCGTCCCCACCAAGCCCTATCCCGACCAGAAGCCCGGCACCTCCGGCCTGCGCAAGAAAGTGCCGGTGTTCCAGCAAGAGCACTATGCCGAGAACTTCATCCAGTCGATCTTCGACGCGCTGGAAGGTTTTGAGGGCAAGACGCTGGTGATCGGCGGCGACGGCCGCTACTACAACCGCGAGGTCATCCAGAAGGCCATCGCCATGGCCGCCGCCAACGGCTTCGGCAAGGTGATGGTCGGGCAGGGCGGCATTCTCTCCACGCCCGCCGCCTCCAACATCATTCGCAAATACAAGACCTTCGGCGGCATCATCTTGTCGGCCAGCCACAATCCGGGCGGCCCGCACGAGGATTTCGGCATCAAGTACAATGCCGGCAATGGCGGCCCGGCGCCGGAGAAGATCACCGACGCGATCTTTGCCAAGACCAAGACGATTTCGAGCTTCAAGATCGCCGATATCGGTGAGATCGACATCGATACGGTCGGCACCGTCAGAGCCGGCGACATGACGGTCGAGATCATCGATCCGGTTACCGACTATGCCGAGCTGATGGAAAGCCTGTTCGACTTCGACGCCATCCGCGCCAATTTCAAATATGGCTTCCGCATGCGCTTCGACGCCATGCATGCGGTGACCGGGCCCTATGCCAAGGAGATTCTCGAACGCCGTCTCGGCGCGCCGAACGGCACCTGCCGCAACTTCAAGCCGCTGCCGGATTTCGGTGGCCACCATCCGGACCCGAACCTGGTCCACGCCAAGCATCTCTATGACGAGATGATGGGATCGGACGCGCCCGACTTCGGCGCCGCCTCGGACGGCGACGGCGACCGCAATCTGATCATCGGCAAGGGCATCTTCGTAACCCCGTCGGATTCGCTCGCGATGCTGGCCGCCAACGCGCATCTGGCGCCGGGCTACAAGGAAGGGCTGAAGGGCATCGCCCGCTCGATGCCGACCAGTGGCGCCGCCGATCGGGTCGCCGAGAAGCTCGGCGTCGGCATGTACGAGACTCCGACCGGCTGGAAGTTTTTCGGCAACCTGCTCGACGCCGGCATGGCGACGATCTGCGGCGAGGAAAGCGCCGGCACCGGCTCGAACCACGTGCGCGAGAAGGACGGGCTGTGGGCGGTGCTTTTGTGGCTCAACATTCTCGCCGTGCGCGGCGAGAGCTGCAAGGACATCGTCACCAAGCATTGGGAGACCTATGGTCGCAATTACTATTCGCGCCATGACTATGAGGAGGTCGAGACCGACCGCGCGAACGCATTGGTCGACGAACTGCGCGCCAAGCTCAGCTCGCTGCCCGGCACCAGCGTACGTGGCATGAAGATCGCCAGCGCCGACGACTTCGCCTATCACGATCCCGTCGACGGCTCGGTGAGCAAAAACCAGGGCATCAGGATTCTATTCGAGGGCGGCTCGCGCGTCGTCTTCCGCCTCTCCGGCACCGGCACGTCCGGAGCGACGCTGCGCGTCTATATCGAGCGCTATGAGCCCGACAAGAGCCGCCACGGTCTCGATACCCAGGAAGCGCTCGCCGACCTCATCGCCGCCGCCGACGACATCGCCGGCATCAAGAGCCACACCGGCCGCAACAAGCCGAGCGTGATTACTTGA
- the glgA gene encoding glycogen synthase GlgA, producing MQVLSVTPEIFPLIKTGGLADVTGALPIALAGKGVAMRTLVPGYPVVMDAFKKKKALYQYPLLQGGKASVHAVRIGELDLFVLDAPHLFDRQGGPYGTVSGSDWPDNWRRFAALSQVGGDIAGGAISGYQPDLVHAHDWQSAMTLAYMRYGKAVGVPSLITVHNLAFQGQFGAGIFGELGLPGPAMQLDGVEYYGGVGYLKAGLQAAWAITTVSPTYAQEIRSPEFGMGLDGLINMRAVDLYGIVNGIDVDIWNPETDKHLVANYSAEKLDARRPNRKAVEDRFNLESDDSPIVCVISRLTWQKGMDILAAVVDGIVQRGARLAVLGSGDAGLEGSLLAAAARHRGRIGVVIGYDEALSHVMQGGCDAIVIPSRFEPCGLTQLYGLRYGCVPIVARTGGLADTIIDANQAALSAGVATGFQFAPNNGGALLHAIRQLVEVHARPAAWASIQRQGMKADVSWDRSAEKYVELYRLLLSKRVA from the coding sequence ATGCAGGTTCTGTCGGTCACGCCCGAAATCTTCCCGCTGATCAAGACCGGCGGGCTTGCCGACGTGACCGGCGCCTTGCCGATCGCGCTCGCCGGCAAGGGTGTGGCAATGCGCACGCTCGTTCCCGGCTATCCTGTGGTGATGGACGCCTTCAAGAAAAAGAAGGCGCTCTATCAGTATCCGCTGCTGCAGGGTGGCAAGGCTTCGGTCCATGCCGTCAGGATCGGCGAGCTCGACCTCTTCGTGCTCGACGCGCCGCATCTGTTCGACCGCCAGGGTGGACCCTATGGCACCGTCTCCGGCTCCGACTGGCCGGACAACTGGCGGCGCTTCGCGGCGCTGAGCCAGGTCGGCGGCGACATCGCCGGCGGCGCCATCTCCGGCTACCAGCCCGACCTCGTCCATGCCCATGACTGGCAGTCGGCGATGACGCTCGCCTACATGCGCTACGGCAAGGCGGTCGGCGTGCCGTCGCTGATCACCGTGCACAACCTTGCCTTCCAGGGCCAGTTCGGCGCCGGCATTTTTGGCGAGCTCGGCCTGCCGGGCCCGGCCATGCAGCTCGACGGCGTCGAATATTATGGCGGCGTCGGCTATCTCAAGGCCGGGCTGCAGGCCGCCTGGGCGATCACCACGGTCAGCCCGACCTACGCGCAAGAGATCCGCTCGCCGGAGTTCGGCATGGGCCTCGACGGCCTCATCAACATGCGCGCTGTCGATCTCTACGGGATCGTAAACGGCATCGACGTCGACATCTGGAACCCCGAAACCGACAAGCATCTTGTCGCCAACTATTCGGCCGAAAAGCTCGATGCGCGCCGCCCCAACCGCAAAGCCGTCGAGGACCGCTTCAATCTCGAGAGCGACGACAGCCCGATCGTCTGCGTCATCAGCCGGCTGACCTGGCAGAAGGGCATGGACATATTGGCCGCAGTCGTCGACGGCATCGTTCAGCGCGGGGCGCGGTTGGCGGTGCTGGGTTCGGGCGATGCCGGTCTGGAAGGCTCGCTGCTAGCCGCCGCGGCGCGGCATCGCGGCCGCATCGGCGTGGTCATCGGCTATGATGAAGCGCTCTCCCACGTCATGCAGGGCGGCTGCGACGCGATCGTCATCCCGTCGCGCTTCGAGCCCTGCGGGCTGACCCAGCTCTACGGCCTGCGCTATGGCTGCGTGCCGATCGTCGCGCGCACCGGCGGGCTTGCCGACACCATCATCGACGCCAACCAGGCGGCACTTTCGGCCGGCGTCGCCACCGGCTTCCAGTTCGCGCCGAACAATGGCGGCGCGCTGCTGCATGCCATTCGCCAGTTGGTCGAGGTGCATGCCAGGCCCGCGGCCTGGGCATCGATCCAGCGCCAGGGCATGAAGGCGGACGTCTCCTGGGACAGGAGCGCCGAGAAATACGTCGAACTCTATCGCTTGCTGCTTTCCAAAAGGGTTGCCTGA